Proteins from one Streptomyces sp. NBC_00390 genomic window:
- a CDS encoding AMP-binding protein — translation MSRSLATAFAGCAAARPSAPALVWEDRAVSYGELHAMACRARAQVEAAAADPCRPVGLRVRKSPEAVALVLGTLMAGRRFLLPSHELPDTPLKELYQQAGCAVVLGLTDGPLVDRAVDPAAAPGGCEEPPPPVPVDDDDVGFMLTTSGSTGLPKIVPLTSGAVTRFARWASQTFAITAGTTVLNYAPLNFDLCLLDVWTTLAYGGTVVLADPDRGAVPGYLHDLVADHRVSVIQGVPLLFQLLVEATAAGQPLEAPERIIFAGDSMPARVLAGLSTVFPQARWYNNYGCTETNNSFLHEVDRTRPVSAPLPIGRPLPGVSWLITGEDGRALPGPGQGELLVNTPFQTPGYANVPSGEKFGTHPDGIPGLVYYRSGDIATRHDDGSLSVLGRTDFLVKVRGFQVSTQSVESILLEHPAVVEAAVVALPDPPAGHRLHARIRLAEAGSVGVLALRQYCAERTVRAAVPGVIETVDVPLPRTSTGKVDRNRIRDSLLA, via the coding sequence ATGAGCCGCTCGCTCGCGACGGCGTTCGCGGGGTGTGCGGCCGCCCGGCCGTCCGCGCCCGCGCTCGTCTGGGAGGACCGGGCGGTCAGCTACGGCGAGCTCCACGCCATGGCCTGCCGGGCCCGCGCCCAGGTGGAGGCCGCCGCTGCGGACCCCTGCCGCCCGGTGGGCCTGCGCGTGCGGAAGTCACCGGAGGCGGTGGCCTTGGTGCTGGGCACCCTGATGGCCGGCCGCCGTTTCCTGCTGCCGTCCCACGAACTGCCCGACACGCCTTTGAAGGAGCTGTACCAGCAGGCGGGTTGTGCGGTCGTCCTCGGTCTCACCGACGGCCCGCTCGTCGACCGGGCGGTGGACCCGGCCGCGGCTCCCGGGGGATGCGAGGAGCCCCCGCCGCCGGTTCCCGTCGACGACGACGACGTCGGCTTCATGCTCACCACATCGGGCTCGACCGGCCTCCCCAAGATCGTTCCGCTGACGTCCGGCGCGGTCACCCGGTTCGCCCGGTGGGCGTCGCAGACCTTCGCGATCACGGCGGGCACCACTGTTCTCAACTACGCGCCCCTCAACTTCGATCTGTGCCTGCTGGACGTGTGGACCACCCTGGCGTACGGCGGCACCGTCGTCCTGGCCGACCCCGACCGGGGTGCCGTGCCGGGCTATCTGCACGACCTGGTCGCCGACCACCGCGTGTCCGTGATCCAGGGCGTGCCGCTGCTGTTCCAGCTCCTCGTGGAGGCGACCGCCGCAGGTCAGCCTCTGGAGGCACCCGAGCGCATCATCTTCGCCGGCGACAGCATGCCCGCACGGGTGCTGGCCGGGCTGTCCACGGTCTTCCCGCAGGCCCGCTGGTACAACAACTACGGTTGCACGGAGACCAACAACAGCTTTCTGCACGAGGTGGATCGCACCCGGCCGGTGAGCGCCCCGCTGCCGATCGGCAGGCCGCTGCCCGGCGTGAGCTGGCTGATCACCGGCGAGGACGGGCGTGCGCTGCCCGGTCCCGGTCAGGGCGAGCTGCTCGTCAACACCCCTTTCCAGACCCCGGGTTACGCGAACGTACCGAGCGGCGAGAAGTTCGGCACGCACCCGGACGGCATCCCCGGTCTGGTCTACTACCGCAGCGGCGACATCGCGACCAGGCACGACGACGGTTCGCTGAGCGTGCTCGGACGCACCGATTTCCTGGTGAAGGTGCGGGGCTTCCAGGTCAGCACGCAGAGCGTGGAGAGCATCCTGCTGGAGCACCCGGCAGTCGTCGAGGCCGCTGTCGTCGCGCTCCCCGACCCGCCGGCCGGGCATCGTCTGCACGCCCGGATACGCCTGGCCGAGGCCGGCTCCGTGGGGGTACTTGCCCTGCGGCAGTACTGCGCGGAGCGCACGGTGCGCGCGGCCGTTCCCGGCGTGATCGAGACGGTGGACGTCCCACTGCCCAGGACGTCCACCGGCAAGGTCGACCGGAACCGGATCAGGGATTCCCTGCTCGCCTGA
- a CDS encoding HAAS signaling domain-containing protein, whose protein sequence is MSTSTLTERYVHEVVRRLPADQRDDIAEELRATIADTVEGRNPADPKAVEREVLSEMGDPVRYAARYADRPLVLIGPDLYPSYIRLLVTLLATVLPAITIGLMLLEVMDTDDLGAAIGTGIGTLLTVGSQMIAVVTVLFAVAERRLRHNKGSAAGPAAWTPDDLPEVRQADRGGATAAVAAAVWDALLIGLIVWQHTAKPYRADGARGNGGPIEVLDPGLWSGWIWPVLAGLAGLVAVELGRVAARGWTVRLAAWYALAQATFTLSLAWVLHQQMFFNPAFLADVKTLWTTPGPVYNGAALIVLVMGASAVVKTFRAARG, encoded by the coding sequence ATGAGCACGAGCACGCTCACCGAGCGCTACGTGCACGAGGTTGTCCGGCGGCTCCCGGCCGACCAGCGCGACGACATCGCCGAGGAGCTGCGCGCCACGATCGCCGACACCGTCGAAGGGCGAAACCCCGCCGACCCGAAGGCGGTGGAGCGCGAGGTGCTCAGCGAGATGGGTGACCCGGTCCGGTACGCCGCTCGCTATGCGGACCGGCCGCTCGTCCTGATCGGGCCCGACCTGTATCCGTCCTACATCCGCCTGCTGGTGACCCTGCTGGCCACCGTGCTGCCGGCGATCACCATCGGTCTGATGCTGCTGGAGGTCATGGACACCGATGACCTCGGTGCGGCCATCGGCACCGGCATCGGCACCCTGCTGACGGTCGGCTCCCAGATGATCGCCGTGGTCACCGTGCTGTTCGCCGTGGCCGAGCGGCGGCTGCGCCACAACAAGGGCTCGGCCGCCGGCCCGGCCGCCTGGACCCCCGACGACCTGCCCGAGGTCCGGCAGGCGGACAGGGGCGGCGCCACGGCGGCCGTCGCCGCGGCGGTGTGGGACGCACTGCTGATCGGGCTGATCGTCTGGCAGCACACCGCGAAGCCCTACCGGGCGGACGGCGCCCGCGGGAACGGCGGGCCGATCGAGGTGCTCGACCCGGGCCTGTGGTCGGGATGGATCTGGCCGGTCCTCGCCGGGCTCGCCGGTCTTGTGGCGGTCGAACTGGGCCGGGTGGCCGCGCGAGGCTGGACCGTACGGCTGGCCGCTTGGTACGCCCTCGCCCAGGCGACGTTCACGCTGTCGCTGGCGTGGGTCCTTCACCAGCAGATGTTCTTCAACCCGGCCTTCCTGGCGGATGTCAAGACGCTCTGGACCACACCGGGGCCGGTCTACAACGGCGCGGCGCTGATCGTGCTCGTCATGGGTGCCAGTGCGGTGGTCAAGACCTTCCGCGCGGCGCGTGGCTGA
- a CDS encoding PadR family transcriptional regulator, producing MSLEELTLNQAQELRRGTVVLACLALLEKPQYGYALLETLNDAGVTVDGNTLYPLLRRLEKQGLLTSEWNTDESRPRKFYRVSPDGSRVRTGLVREWQDLVASISRLTKENG from the coding sequence GTGTCCCTAGAAGAACTGACCCTTAACCAGGCTCAGGAGCTGCGTCGCGGGACGGTCGTTCTGGCCTGCCTGGCGCTGCTCGAAAAGCCGCAGTACGGGTATGCGCTGCTTGAGACTCTCAACGACGCCGGGGTCACGGTCGACGGCAACACGCTCTATCCGTTGCTGCGCCGGCTGGAGAAGCAGGGCCTGCTCACGAGCGAATGGAACACCGACGAGTCCCGGCCACGGAAGTTCTACCGGGTCAGTCCCGACGGCTCCCGGGTGCGCACCGGCCTGGTGCGCGAGTGGCAGGACCTCGTCGCCTCGATCTCACGACTCACCAAGGAGAACGGATGA
- a CDS encoding thiolase family protein → MTDRLRDVYVVDAVRTPIGKFGGALSGVRPDDLAAAVVGALVSRTPDLDPARIDDVFFGNANGAGEDNRDVARMAVLLAGLPVTVPGTTVNRLCGSGMEAVIQAARAVAVGDASIAVAGGVESMSRAPWVVQKPERGFPAGHQQMYSTTLGWRMVNPRMPEEWTVGLGEGAELLADRHGIGREAQDAFALASHHNAARAWAQGLYDGEVVPVDGVDLARDECIRDSTSVEALAKLKPVFRKDGTVTAGNSSPLNDGAAALLLVDEDGLRATGREPLARIGASAVTGIEPQYFGAGPVEAARRALKKAGREFGDLRTVELNEAFAAQALACLSQWPGLDPAVVNPRGGAIAIGHPLGASGARLTGAVAHQLAAAGSGTGLATLCIGVGQGLALVLER, encoded by the coding sequence ATGACCGACCGTCTGCGCGATGTGTACGTGGTGGACGCCGTGCGCACCCCCATCGGCAAGTTCGGCGGCGCGCTGTCCGGCGTGCGGCCCGACGATCTCGCCGCGGCAGTTGTGGGCGCCCTTGTCTCCCGTACGCCGGACCTCGACCCGGCCCGTATCGACGACGTCTTCTTCGGCAACGCCAACGGCGCGGGCGAGGACAACCGCGATGTGGCCCGCATGGCCGTGCTGCTCGCGGGCCTGCCCGTGACCGTCCCCGGCACCACGGTGAACCGGCTCTGCGGATCGGGCATGGAGGCCGTCATCCAGGCCGCCCGCGCCGTCGCCGTCGGCGACGCGTCGATCGCCGTCGCGGGCGGGGTCGAGTCGATGAGCCGGGCGCCCTGGGTGGTGCAGAAGCCCGAACGCGGCTTCCCCGCGGGCCACCAGCAGATGTACTCCACGACCCTCGGCTGGCGCATGGTCAATCCGCGCATGCCCGAGGAGTGGACCGTCGGTCTCGGCGAGGGTGCCGAACTGCTCGCCGACCGTCACGGCATCGGCCGTGAGGCCCAGGACGCCTTCGCCCTCGCCAGCCACCACAACGCCGCCCGCGCCTGGGCCCAGGGCCTGTACGACGGGGAGGTCGTCCCGGTCGACGGGGTGGACCTGGCCCGCGACGAGTGCATCCGCGACAGCACGTCGGTGGAGGCACTGGCCAAGCTGAAGCCCGTGTTCCGCAAAGACGGCACCGTCACGGCGGGCAACTCCTCCCCGCTCAACGACGGCGCGGCAGCGCTCCTGCTCGTGGACGAGGACGGCCTGCGCGCCACCGGCCGCGAACCGCTCGCCCGTATCGGCGCCTCGGCCGTCACCGGCATCGAGCCTCAGTACTTCGGGGCCGGCCCGGTCGAGGCCGCCCGCCGCGCCCTGAAGAAGGCGGGCCGCGAGTTCGGCGATCTGCGGACCGTCGAGCTGAACGAGGCCTTCGCCGCGCAGGCGCTGGCCTGCCTGAGCCAGTGGCCCGGTCTCGACCCGGCCGTCGTCAACCCGCGCGGCGGGGCCATCGCCATCGGCCACCCGCTCGGCGCGTCCGGCGCCCGCCTCACGGGCGCCGTCGCCCACCAGCTCGCCGCCGCCGGTTCCGGCACCGGCCTCGCCACACTGTGCATCGGCGTCGGGCAGGGCCTCGCGCTCGTCCTGGAGAGGTGA
- a CDS encoding copper chaperone PCu(A)C, protein MVGGTARSADQLLSVTSPLADKAVLTRHVSSGGGDSANVVTSAGIPAGGTLVMSSNSLEVAVTLRSGLHRRLGESVPFTLRFRHSGAVDTAVVVVRPGS, encoded by the coding sequence GTGGTCGGAGGAACGGCCCGCTCTGCCGACCAGTTGCTCTCGGTCACGTCCCCGCTCGCCGACAAGGCCGTGCTGACCCGGCATGTCAGCTCGGGCGGTGGCGATTCGGCGAATGTGGTGACCTCGGCCGGCATTCCTGCGGGCGGCACACTCGTGATGTCCTCGAACAGCCTGGAGGTGGCGGTGACGCTGAGGAGCGGGCTCCACCGCCGGCTGGGCGAGAGCGTGCCCTTCACTCTCCGTTTCCGGCACAGCGGCGCCGTCGACACGGCGGTCGTGGTGGTCCGGCCCGGCAGCTGA
- a CDS encoding heavy-metal-associated domain-containing protein, which yields MTEQRYHVTGMTCGHCADHIRKEVGQVAGVSRIDVDVAANAVTVSGPSLDDARIREAIVEAGYDVVAAA from the coding sequence ATGACGGAACAGCGCTACCACGTCACGGGCATGACCTGCGGTCACTGCGCCGACCACATCAGGAAGGAGGTCGGTCAAGTCGCCGGTGTGAGCAGGATCGACGTCGATGTGGCCGCGAACGCGGTGACAGTCAGCGGTCCTTCGCTCGACGACGCCCGCATTCGCGAGGCCATCGTGGAGGCCGGGTACGACGTCGTCGCGGCGGCGTGA
- a CDS encoding ABC transporter ATP-binding protein, with protein sequence MGGLDVRMRGVACRHGRVDAVADVDLEIAAGERVALTGTNGSGKTTLLRAVLGLHRQVTGSILVGGRDTRTAGDRAWRRRACAWIPQKPAVGRFPLLGDELLASSAASAEAGEAAERLGVGNLTRRALHTLSGGQLQRMYLARAIGCVAAGAGVLLADEPTAALDFSGQEEAADVLTSLPVTLVVVTHDRTLAERCDRVLEMAAGRLREVR encoded by the coding sequence ATGGGTGGGCTGGATGTGCGCATGCGGGGGGTCGCCTGCCGTCACGGCCGGGTCGACGCCGTGGCCGACGTGGATCTGGAGATCGCGGCCGGTGAGCGTGTGGCCCTCACCGGCACGAACGGCTCCGGAAAGACCACCCTGCTCCGTGCCGTCCTCGGTCTGCACCGGCAGGTGACGGGCTCCATCCTGGTCGGCGGCCGTGACACCCGCACGGCGGGCGACCGGGCGTGGCGACGGCGGGCCTGCGCCTGGATTCCGCAGAAACCGGCGGTGGGCAGGTTCCCGCTCCTGGGCGACGAGTTGCTGGCCAGCAGCGCCGCGTCGGCCGAGGCCGGCGAGGCGGCGGAACGACTGGGAGTGGGCAACCTGACCCGGCGGGCGCTGCACACCCTGTCCGGAGGGCAGTTGCAGCGGATGTATCTCGCAAGGGCGATCGGCTGCGTCGCCGCAGGAGCCGGAGTACTGCTCGCCGACGAGCCCACCGCCGCACTCGACTTCTCCGGCCAGGAGGAAGCGGCAGATGTCCTCACCTCGCTGCCCGTCACCCTCGTCGTGGTGACGCACGACCGGACGCTCGCCGAGCGCTGCGACCGGGTACTGGAGATGGCCGCCGGGCGGCTGCGGGAGGTCAGGTGA
- a CDS encoding metal ABC transporter permease, whose amino-acid sequence MTLAAADVGALLQLVPVQRAGFALLLAAIGLPVIGVVIVGLDIMPVRFAMMHVALLGIAVGLLTGLDPMLCALVACALSGAGVAPLARTPDGLSGAMGLLMSLAIAAALLVLAVSGVNASGAFALLWGSILAVGTADLIVLGTLAVVVPGLFWWRRREVGLLLYDRELAHCSGVPVRGLTVVLLVLVAVAVAGAIKLTGALLVDALTLLPALAARRLGTSLKSIAVWAVGIGVVVNLTGFLMALWLDWPPGPVLVLTAGAVVLAVHLIPERRNSSWRAPASVSPPSSH is encoded by the coding sequence GTGACCCTGGCCGCCGCCGACGTGGGCGCGCTCCTGCAGCTGGTGCCCGTCCAGCGGGCGGGGTTCGCCCTGCTGCTCGCGGCGATCGGGCTGCCGGTGATCGGCGTCGTGATCGTCGGTCTCGACATCATGCCGGTGCGCTTCGCGATGATGCATGTCGCTCTGCTGGGGATCGCCGTCGGCCTGCTGACCGGCCTGGACCCCATGCTCTGCGCACTCGTGGCCTGCGCCCTGTCCGGAGCGGGCGTGGCCCCGCTGGCCCGCACCCCGGACGGGCTGTCCGGCGCGATGGGCCTGCTGATGAGCCTGGCCATAGCCGCCGCCCTGCTCGTCCTCGCGGTCTCGGGCGTCAACGCCTCGGGCGCGTTCGCCCTGTTGTGGGGCTCGATCCTGGCCGTGGGCACCGCGGACCTGATCGTCCTCGGGACGCTTGCCGTCGTCGTACCCGGCCTGTTCTGGTGGCGCCGCCGGGAGGTCGGGCTGCTGCTCTACGACCGTGAGCTGGCGCACTGCTCAGGCGTACCGGTCCGCGGTCTGACCGTTGTCCTCCTGGTCCTGGTCGCGGTGGCGGTGGCGGGAGCGATCAAACTGACCGGCGCGCTGCTGGTCGATGCCCTCACCCTGCTGCCCGCACTCGCGGCGCGCCGGCTGGGCACTTCACTGAAATCGATCGCCGTGTGGGCGGTCGGCATCGGCGTCGTCGTCAATCTGACGGGGTTCCTCATGGCGCTCTGGCTGGACTGGCCGCCGGGCCCGGTCCTCGTCCTGACGGCGGGGGCGGTCGTCCTCGCCGTCCATCTCATACCCGAACGGAGAAACAGCTCATGGCGCGCACCCGCGTCCGTATCACCTCCCTCCTCGCACTGA
- a CDS encoding metal ABC transporter solute-binding protein, Zn/Mn family: MARTRVRITSLLALSGVLLLTAGCGDDSGTSAKTGSDAKKEKPVVVVTTTWEGAFAKAAGAEDVKVIVPQSVHHAPDYDPKPSDLAAVAEADFVLYAPFEPYAAKIKEAAGSKAELVEVNLDNDADKVNAEVAKLAKLFGTEDAAAKWKTTFDAEYATLSKELKASWPGGRSPNVVAQVFTAWSAKLAGATTVGTYGPEPVTPAQLAELSEKKPALVLDNAHMSTGTVLPDTGAKQVKIVNYPGDDLDLLPVYRNAAAELKKAMNAS; encoded by the coding sequence ATGGCGCGCACCCGCGTCCGTATCACCTCCCTCCTCGCACTGAGCGGGGTGCTCCTGCTGACCGCAGGCTGCGGCGACGACAGCGGCACATCGGCCAAGACCGGCTCCGATGCGAAGAAGGAGAAGCCCGTGGTGGTCGTGACCACCACCTGGGAAGGCGCCTTCGCCAAGGCCGCCGGCGCCGAGGACGTCAAGGTCATCGTGCCCCAGTCCGTGCACCACGCCCCCGACTACGACCCGAAGCCCTCCGACCTGGCGGCCGTCGCCGAGGCCGACTTCGTGCTGTACGCGCCCTTCGAGCCGTACGCCGCGAAGATCAAGGAGGCGGCCGGCTCCAAGGCCGAACTGGTCGAGGTGAACCTCGACAACGACGCCGACAAGGTGAACGCGGAGGTCGCCAAGCTCGCCAAGCTGTTCGGCACCGAGGACGCCGCGGCGAAATGGAAGACCACTTTCGACGCCGAGTACGCGACGCTGTCCAAGGAGCTGAAGGCCTCATGGCCCGGCGGCAGGAGCCCGAACGTCGTCGCGCAGGTCTTCACCGCCTGGTCGGCGAAGCTCGCGGGCGCCACCACGGTCGGCACCTACGGCCCCGAGCCGGTCACCCCCGCCCAGCTCGCGGAGCTCTCCGAGAAGAAGCCCGCCCTGGTCCTGGACAACGCCCACATGTCGACCGGAACGGTCCTGCCCGACACCGGCGCGAAGCAGGTGAAGATCGTCAACTATCCGGGCGACGACCTCGACCTCCTGCCGGTCTACCGCAACGCGGCCGCCGAACTGAAGAAGGCCATGAACGCCTCCTGA
- a CDS encoding SMI1/KNR4 family protein, with amino-acid sequence MVDQSSPLPSIHAFATWAPVLRLLRAGDAERHAAPSARVAGRIGRGSWSLALQRRLPPPGRAARTEDMQDELDAVKRVQSALTDAGVDDISFTAEISPTGKTTLHLLGPSPAVEPGIGNPHPGAIILVQGSLPEPWHRLPDPVPGAVQAPSSDPELLERTLRARLPGAIGATEDEIAAAEARLGITLPDELKVLYRVTRARWEDWGDDYEAAQSASAAVGCELFALDGLYVADASSRHCRWEFAAMEAVVTPPDAAVQGLVGSPGWIVFGDNGGGDRIAVDLTPGPRGHTGQIIMLDHEQNIGAELLADSLTDLVLNRVREERHRRRDQPPVVARVNIASLKSVQAAAHPGLEVLSIGVWDGAPLSLAPVTGLPRLRTLTAYPGTLADPLEIAGLTGLEFLELGPEEWRVLLDAGAVPRSLSAAAIEVHGNQDPLPIVAIANELLALWDRPRIIQTVVEGNLGPVA; translated from the coding sequence ATGGTTGATCAGAGCTCCCCCTTGCCGTCCATACACGCCTTCGCGACCTGGGCGCCCGTGCTGCGCCTCCTGCGGGCCGGCGACGCGGAGAGGCATGCCGCCCCGTCAGCCCGCGTGGCGGGGCGCATCGGCCGAGGCAGCTGGAGTCTGGCCCTGCAGCGACGGCTGCCGCCGCCCGGTCGAGCCGCCCGGACCGAGGACATGCAGGACGAGCTCGACGCGGTGAAGCGGGTACAGAGCGCGCTCACGGACGCCGGCGTCGACGACATCTCGTTCACAGCCGAGATCTCACCGACCGGGAAGACCACGCTCCACCTGCTCGGGCCCAGTCCCGCCGTGGAGCCCGGCATCGGCAACCCGCACCCTGGGGCGATCATCCTGGTCCAGGGCTCCCTTCCTGAGCCCTGGCACCGCCTCCCCGATCCGGTCCCCGGCGCGGTGCAGGCCCCTTCGTCGGATCCGGAGTTGCTGGAGCGGACGCTCCGCGCGCGGTTGCCCGGCGCCATCGGCGCGACGGAGGACGAGATCGCCGCCGCCGAAGCGCGCCTCGGCATCACGCTGCCCGACGAGCTCAAGGTTCTTTACCGGGTGACGCGGGCACGGTGGGAGGACTGGGGCGACGACTACGAGGCAGCGCAAAGTGCCTCCGCGGCGGTCGGCTGCGAGCTGTTCGCGTTGGACGGCCTGTACGTCGCCGACGCGTCGTCCCGCCACTGTCGCTGGGAGTTCGCGGCGATGGAGGCGGTCGTCACCCCGCCCGACGCCGCGGTGCAGGGCCTGGTCGGCTCCCCCGGCTGGATCGTCTTCGGGGACAACGGCGGTGGCGACCGGATCGCGGTCGACCTGACACCGGGCCCGCGCGGTCACACCGGGCAGATCATCATGCTCGACCACGAACAGAACATCGGCGCCGAACTCCTGGCCGACTCCCTCACCGACCTGGTCCTGAACCGGGTAAGGGAAGAACGTCACCGTCGCAGGGATCAGCCACCGGTCGTGGCCAGGGTGAACATCGCAAGCCTGAAGAGCGTCCAGGCCGCCGCCCACCCCGGCCTGGAAGTCCTGTCCATCGGTGTGTGGGACGGTGCGCCGCTCAGCCTGGCCCCCGTCACCGGACTGCCCCGCCTGCGCACCCTTACCGCCTACCCCGGCACGCTCGCCGATCCTCTGGAGATCGCCGGGCTCACCGGACTGGAGTTCCTGGAGCTCGGCCCGGAGGAATGGCGCGTCCTCCTCGATGCCGGAGCCGTCCCGCGCAGCCTGTCGGCCGCCGCCATCGAGGTGCACGGCAACCAGGACCCCCTGCCCATCGTCGCCATCGCCAACGAACTCCTGGCCCTCTGGGACCGTCCCCGGATCATCCAGACCGTCGTTGAAGGCAACCTCGGTCCCGTGGCGTAG
- a CDS encoding ArsR/SmtB family transcription factor yields MTAAPVPLYQAKAEFFRMLGHPVRIRVLELLQDGPMPVRDLLTAIDIEPSSLSQQLAVLRRSGIVRATRESSTVVYELAGGDVAELLAAARRILSVLLTGQQELLAELRLAEKEAS; encoded by the coding sequence ATGACTGCGGCTCCGGTTCCGCTGTATCAGGCGAAGGCCGAGTTCTTCCGGATGCTGGGGCACCCGGTGCGCATCCGGGTTCTCGAGTTGTTGCAGGACGGGCCGATGCCGGTACGGGACCTGCTGACCGCGATCGACATCGAGCCCTCGAGCCTTTCACAGCAGTTGGCAGTGCTGCGCCGCTCGGGCATCGTCCGGGCAACCCGGGAGAGTTCGACGGTCGTCTACGAACTGGCGGGCGGGGATGTTGCCGAGCTGCTCGCAGCCGCCCGCCGCATCCTGTCCGTGCTGCTGACCGGCCAGCAGGAACTTCTGGCCGAGCTGCGTCTGGCGGAGAAGGAAGCCTCCTGA
- a CDS encoding DUF6126 family protein, producing the protein MARRAKREEQDLEKWKERGVMLRVFVYVFATHLFAGFVWLLFYVGEHAQK; encoded by the coding sequence GTGGCGCGCAGAGCAAAGCGCGAAGAGCAGGACCTGGAGAAGTGGAAGGAGCGCGGTGTGATGCTGCGCGTCTTCGTGTACGTCTTCGCCACCCACTTGTTCGCCGGTTTCGTCTGGCTCCTGTTCTACGTGGGCGAACACGCGCAGAAGTGA
- a CDS encoding alkylphosphonate utilization protein — translation MSDTVVKDSNGTPLQDGDSVTLTKDLKVKGTSETLKRGTLVKNIRLTSNAEEVECNTKKVKGLVLKTRFLKKA, via the coding sequence ATGAGCGACACCGTGGTGAAGGACAGCAACGGAACCCCGCTGCAGGACGGCGACTCCGTCACACTGACCAAGGACCTCAAGGTCAAGGGCACATCGGAAACCCTCAAGCGTGGAACGCTGGTGAAGAACATCCGGCTCACCAGCAACGCCGAAGAGGTCGAGTGCAACACGAAGAAGGTCAAGGGCCTGGTCCTCAAGACCCGGTTCCTCAAGAAAGCCTGA
- a CDS encoding STAS domain-containing protein has translation MTIEWRYTTHENLGVLSLAGFLGADAVHRFSGAVHWVLARGTGPVILDLTELRGWSVGGQLAVAQASRELTAEGRSLELAAIPADGSLVPDTTHPPIPVHTDLPTALAAHRHAGEQVREWCSDDWPGPQNTAVHGCS, from the coding sequence ATGACCATCGAGTGGCGCTACACCACCCACGAGAACCTCGGCGTCCTCTCCCTCGCCGGGTTCCTCGGCGCCGACGCCGTGCACCGCTTCTCCGGCGCCGTCCACTGGGTCCTGGCGCGAGGCACCGGGCCGGTCATCCTCGACCTCACCGAACTTCGGGGCTGGTCCGTCGGCGGACAGCTCGCCGTCGCCCAGGCATCCCGTGAGCTCACCGCCGAAGGACGGAGCCTGGAACTGGCCGCCATCCCCGCCGACGGCTCCCTCGTCCCCGACACCACCCATCCGCCGATCCCCGTCCACACCGACCTGCCCACCGCACTCGCCGCCCACCGGCACGCAGGGGAACAGGTCAGGGAATGGTGCAGCGACGACTGGCCCGGCCCGCAGAACACCGCCGTTCACGGCTGCAGCTGA
- a CDS encoding ATP-binding protein, whose protein sequence is MQPSDLPHRHVLTAPTVPASVRPARQTAEMTFASWGIHAAHPTMGPALLILSELVTDSVRHAAALSPSLTVTLAAGDDTPAFAVHDRHPYHPGIVTAAGGSGGLATIAEVTAGIGGTCVLRQDADGGGKSVWTTLPLGRTKEQR, encoded by the coding sequence ATGCAGCCTTCCGACCTGCCGCACCGTCACGTGCTGACCGCGCCCACCGTGCCGGCCTCCGTGCGCCCGGCCCGCCAGACCGCCGAGATGACGTTCGCCTCATGGGGCATCCACGCCGCCCACCCCACCATGGGGCCCGCGCTGCTGATCCTCAGTGAGCTGGTCACCGACAGCGTCCGGCACGCCGCCGCCCTCTCCCCGAGTCTGACCGTCACGTTGGCCGCCGGCGACGACACGCCGGCCTTCGCCGTGCACGACCGCCACCCCTACCACCCCGGCATCGTCACCGCAGCCGGCGGCAGCGGCGGACTGGCCACCATCGCCGAGGTCACGGCCGGCATCGGCGGCACCTGTGTCCTGCGGCAGGACGCCGACGGCGGCGGCAAGAGCGTGTGGACCACCCTCCCCCTGGGACGAACGAAAGAGCAGCGATGA
- a CDS encoding pyridoxamine 5'-phosphate oxidase family protein: MTAPTSHRQMIEVAGTEALWLLEGAQQGRLIHVQRGSTLVRPAVHVFEYGRLIVRAPVQATALEGRIALTYETDEIRTPSGTGWMVTATGLAEHLTDPDEAAHYRRTLTGWGHGPHDSLIRIHPQTVTGFRLTHSTAAQAPGHTRQRQGKA, from the coding sequence ATGACCGCCCCCACCTCCCACCGCCAGATGATCGAGGTCGCCGGCACCGAAGCCCTGTGGCTGCTGGAAGGCGCGCAACAGGGTCGCCTCATCCACGTCCAGCGCGGCAGCACGTTGGTGCGGCCGGCCGTCCACGTCTTCGAGTACGGCCGCCTCATCGTCCGCGCGCCCGTCCAGGCCACCGCACTGGAGGGCCGAATCGCTCTCACATACGAGACGGACGAGATCCGCACACCGAGCGGCACCGGATGGATGGTGACGGCCACCGGCCTGGCCGAGCACCTCACCGACCCCGATGAGGCCGCCCACTACCGCCGCACCCTGACCGGCTGGGGCCACGGCCCGCACGACAGCCTCATACGCATCCACCCCCAGACAGTGACCGGCTTCCGCCTCACCCACAGCACCGCCGCCCAGGCTCCCGGGCACACTCGGCAGAGGCAGGGCAAAGCGTGA